In the Kwoniella pini CBS 10737 chromosome 7, complete sequence genome, one interval contains:
- a CDS encoding methionyl-tRNA formyltransferase has protein sequence MTIISLGRCIGSPAPCRRRILKQYIRTLRQSIRIGDKVKGFSSTARIDKTFDKFKVLFCGSDEFSVASLKAVYEARDLWESIDVVVPPEKEIGRGGKQHKSLDKYIPALKQYADHHALPTHSVPSEGIKSWTPPAPFDSINDSHILLTASFGHIIPSRLLKLFPENHKLNVHPSLLPKYRGAAPIQWTIANGDIKTGVSVQKLVKYSKGVDAGEILGSIGNIPVPKDATYNSFLPQLSNVGGDLLVDVLRQLRDGTAKSTPQDEGQITYAPKITHEIARIRWDEQSAEDIDRLHRGIQHQVTLWTPVLSTTAHFISLKPLNPSEYPSNLSNEVGIAYLEKYGKNRRLFVSCAQGSWLEVLEIQMAGKKVLEIKEWWNGLPKDVRDSGKIKLS, from the exons ATGACTATCATCTCTCTGGGCAGGTGTATAGGCAGTCCAGCGCCTtgtcgaagaagaattcTCAAGCAATATATCAGGACTTTAAGGCAATCAATACGAATCGGTGATAAAGTCAAAGGGTTCTCTTCTACCGCTCGGATCGATAAAACTTTCGATAAATTCAAAGTATTATTCTGTGGCTCAGATGAATTCTCTGTAGCGAGTCTGAAAGCCGTATATGAGGCTAGAG ATTTATGGGAATCTATCGATGTTGTAGTTCCGCCTGAGAAAGAAATTGGTCGAGGAGGCAAACAACATAAATCATTAGACAAGTATATAC CCGCCTTGAAACAATATGCCGATCATCATGCATTACCTACTCACAGCGTACCTTCAGAAGGGATCAAATCATGGACACCACCTGCACCTTTTGATTCTATAAATGACTCTCACATATTGTTAACAGCTTCATTTGGTCATATAATACCAAGTCGACTTTTAAAACTTTTCCCagaaaatcataaattaaacgttcatccttctttattacCTAAATATAGAGGTGCAGCTCCTATACAATGGACAATTGCGAATGGTGATATTAAAACTGGAGTTAGCGTACAAAAATTAGTAAAATATAGTAAAGGTGTAGATGCTGGGGAGATATTAGGCTCAATTGGAAATATC CCTGTGCCAAAAGATGCGACTTATAATTCCTTTTTACCGCAATTATCCAATGTGGGCGGTGATTTACTCGTTGATGTACTTAGACAATTAAGAGATGGAACG GCTAAATCTACTCCTCAAGATGAGGGACAAATCACATATGCTCCTAAAATCACACACGAGATAGCTCGAATAAGATGGGATGAACAAAGTGCCGAAGACATAGATAGATTACATAGAGGTATACAACATCAA GTAACACTTTGGACACCGGTTTTATCAACTACAGctcatttcatttcacTCAAACCTCTTAATCCTTCTGAGTACCCGtccaatctttcaaatgaagTTGGTATAGCATATTTGGAGAAATATGGTAAAAATCGTAGACTATTCGTTTCTTGTGCTCAAGGAAGTTGGTTGGAAGTattggaaattcaaatggcTGGAAAAAAGGTTTTAGAAATTAAGGAATGGTGGAATGGATTACCAAAAGATGTGAGAGATAGtggaaaaattaaattatccTAA